Within Malus domestica chromosome 04, GDT2T_hap1, the genomic segment AATCGGTTAACACCTGAACACATCCCGAACAACACAACTTTAGACATTCATACACCGCATAAACTCAATTAACAAGGGAATGGTGTAACACAACAGCGAAACACTAAATTATACTGACCTGTCTCATAACAGGATCTTGGAGAATATTTTGAATTTCTGGGTCCTGCATTCCTTTAGCCTGCAAGAAACAACAAACTCATTAACATATGACAATCTCGAGAAACTATTTCCGCGTTGAAGAATGTTTGCCAAGTCACACACCTGTCTCTCCTTCAATTCCTCGGGAGTCAAATCCCCACGGCTAGCTTTGTTAATTTGCTCTACGCATCTGCAATCAATTTCAAGTGGTGTCAACTCTCAAGCATTATGCATCTTGTGTAACAGGCGCACATCCAGTTAACATACAGTAAAACTAAGCACCACGCAATAAACACAATTCATGTAAACATACCTTCGCACACCATCAAGCAATTCCTGGTTGCTAGGATCGTGTTTCAAACCCTCCTGGTATGTTTCCAAAGCTTTCTCATATTCTTTCATGAAAAACTGGACGGCACCTTTTCTGGTATAACCCTTTGTAAAGGTTGGATCAAGCTCGATGCACTTCTCTGCATCTTTCAATCCCTCGGGCATTGCCCCGAGTTTTGTATAGCATGCAGCTCTGTTGCTATATGCCTGAATCAAACCATGAAATGTCAGACAATATTAAAATGCATTTGGACGATCAACTATATAAGGACACTGGAGGTTCTCCCACCTTTGGATCCTTGGGGTTCCTTCTGAGAGCTTCAGTGTACTGCTTAATAGCCTCTGGGTACTTTTGTTGCTTGAAATATTCATTACCTACACATCATCGACAAGCAGTCAAGCTAGAGAAACATGGACGGCATAACTAAATTACATGGCACGGAAACACTGTATTTCATTCagatcaatgcaaacattagtaaGTTTCAATGCAGTCAAAAGTTATAAGCACATGAAACTGAAGAACAAACCTTTCTCACGCTCTTCATCGGCTAACTTTGGATCATAATACTCTTGTTGCTCTAGATCCTTCTTTGCTTTCTCAGCTTCGTTCAATTTCCTTAAGGTATCTGGGTTGCGGTGCTCTGTGAGAGCTTTCTGGAACGACTCAATGGCAGGTTCAAAGTCCTTCGAGCATTTTGCCATCTTCACCAAGGCGGTTCCCTTCCTAGTCAAAGCTTTTGCCACCATCTTAAAGTCTGACCTTAGCTCTCTTCCCCTTTCCACAGCCTTCTCACAGTCTTTAATACACTCCTCATACTGATAGAATTAACAACAAACTGGGATCAATAATCCATAACAAGCCAAGTATCCACAAAGAGCACTAAATCATACTAACAGTACAAGCTTATAGTCTATACCATCAGTTAAGCACTAACCAAAATCAATCAGTGTGTAAACATTATCATGCAGCTTAAAAATAAATGGCGAACACTAGATATGCAATCCATACCTGACCCATTTCCAAATACGTCGCTGCACGATTCAAGATAAATGAAATGTCCTCATCATTCAACTCAATAGCCTTGGTGTAGTGCTGAATCGCTGTGTCGAAGTCCTTCTGCTTATAAGCCGCATTGCCAGCCTCCTTCTCCTTTATTGCCTCGGCCTTCCTCTTCTTCGCCTCACTCTCCTCCTCACTCACCTCCATCGGCTCCGGCTCTGGCTCCGGCTGATGCTCCGgcttcttctcctccttccaGGGCTCAGGCTGCTTCCGCTCCGGCGGAGACTCCGGCACCTCCTCATCCTCCGCCCCCGTCCCACCGCGCAACTTCACGTTAAGCAAAACCCCCAGGGCTTGCATAACCCTCTGGTCCTTCAAATACAAATTgagattgctagggtttttctgAATCTCCTGCATCATCTTCACAAAATCGGGTTGCTGCAAGAAGGCACGGGTCGACGGGTCGGCAGTGAGCTTGGCCCACATCTCGGGACCCGAGAACGCATCCCCAAACGGGTTCATAGGCGGGGGTCCAGCCCGTGACCGGGTCGCACCGGCTTGAGCGTCGGCTAAACCAGACTTCAGAGCCTCGTTATTGGGGTCGATCTCGAGACCCTTCTTGTAAGCCGAAACGGCGTCGTCGTACTGGCCCAATCCGCAGTGAGCGGCGCCGAGCCGGCTGTAACCTTTGGACCAATCAGGCTTAATCTCGACGGTCTTCTTGGCGTCGGCTAGGGCTTCAGAGTATTTGTTGAGAGAGGCATAGGCGGCGGATCGGTTGGAGTAGAGGACATGGTTGGAGGGAGCGAGGTCGATGGCTTCCGTGAAGTGGGTGACGGCGGCGTTGAAGTCGCCGGAGGAGAAAGCGGCGTTGCCTTTGGCTTTGGCTTCGTCGGCCATGGCTGCTTGGGATCAGAGAGAAAGTTGAGGGATTGCAGGTGTAGGGGATTGAGGAGGAGAAGGGGAGGCGAGCTTTATAAGATAGAAAACTGGTGTGTTAAGGGACCTGTCGCCAGAGGCTTCTAGTGAATGTGGGGTTTGATTGGGGTTCTGGAACCTTCGGTTGCGGTGATCTTATGGCTTCGCCTTTGGAAGCTCAAATAATATTACTTTCTTTTAAAGAgaactattatttttctttttgttttttgttttttgtacttgaagaaattacTAGAACAAATGGAGTGTTGGAAATAAAATATGaggttataaataggcaaaagtgaGAAGGAGAACATTTGTTAGAAATTGAAGTGGAAAAGGAGCAACGAATACAGGTAAAGAGAGAGGAGGCAGATTGATATTATCACTTTCACTTTTGATTTAGTATGTTGTGCTGAAAATACAAACATCCCTTTATATACAGAGGTATTGATCCGACAACACTTTACatgcatgaaaaaaaatttatatactaAGATAGTGAAAATCAAACTTATACCATCTAAGTCTACAATCTTATCCTACAAACTTGACTAAGTTGACTTCAATTTCTTCCATTTTTAGTCCAATTATGTGTGCTTTCACatttttacaacactcccccttgaatGCTCATATCAATATCAGTTGCGTCATTAAAAACTTACTAGAAAAACCAAGTGTGATAAAACtgtagcgaaggaaaaagagtacaactttgcATATATTATTTGTCACAGCCCTTCCCATAGaagtatattatttaattatcgACGACGTGAAATTACCTTAAATACCCTTTGACATTGAGAATTATTATGGAGTGTTGTGGTTTTGACTTAAAGTTATGGACCTATTAGTTTTATTCCTCTATTATTGGAATTAGAACTAAGTGTTCTCTTAGTTTTGATTGGtggcttttggaccacacacccacctaccctctctctctctctctttcccgtgctctctctctctcagactcactctctctcttcgaaCTCGTACGGACACACAcaaacaaacccaaaacaacatgGATCGAAGGTTCTGAGGTCTCCAGTGTGTTCCTAGGATCCTTACGAGTCAAGTGGTACCCATTTTCAGCAAGGAAGCCTTCGAGAAACCCTAGTTTGAAAGGGAGCCGTGGGTGTACAATACACCAAACCAGTTCGTGGAGGTTTCAAGATGTTCTAAGACTCAAAAGGTAATCTCCTAGTCCTCTGGTTTGTTTTGGCATAAATTGGAACAATTTTGGACGTCAGAAAACCCCGGAAAATGGACCTTCGACTTGGGTACTATTCATCAACTTTTAAACCCTTGAGTGGCGACGGTTGCCGGAGCTGGAGGTAGGAGAtgaaggaatattccgtcaagtctgATGGAATATTCTCACTCCGTTAGTTAGTTTAGATAGATTCCGTTAGCTTTTatcggaatattcctaacggcagttaggaTTCCGTGAGGGTTGGCCGCGCGTCTGGCCGTGCACTCGTCAGCACGTGGTGGCGCGTGAGGCCTCAAaaatttattctaaaaatttggggacgATCCTGAGATTGTGTAGGtcattgtggtatattcatatacccaatttgagctatgtatgaagagttattacatagttttgtatatgtgcATTATAGTgacgtttatatagttgtttccCCTATAGGCGAGATATATCCGGAGGACGAGCGTAGCCAAGCTAGGCATGGAGGTTACGACCCAGCTGcatatctgtgagtgggcagttattttcaatatatatatatatatatatacacacttgacgtttttcccagaaaacatATTTAAGAAAATGTGATTGAAATGCCATGCTATgcctatattttattttggtatatgcattatcataattatgcatattgttacatggtgttgtggaggcttaggtaagctcaggtaagttatgtttggttatgtgaattgtcgatgatgtgatatgtgattgaatattgTTGAACACATAAAACTGTAcgtagggtgattgtgattttagccaaagatatgacacatgcctgtttattatgtcacatcccgcaccatatgctcacattggatccaatttaggtgcacagtcttgtcgtacaaaccttatttatggttccgactcataggtgactagcgatttatcgtccggctattatgtgagagtagtattgagcataattatattacacccattatcgTTGTACAGACCCTTTGCATTTGGTttcgactcttgtgcagtatattgtcgtataggtcattgtaatGACTCCtgttagattgacttttgagctatgagttcagccgtacagactactacaggggttccggctaacatgttattattctatgaaactattcttacctgaattgcttattcTGTTATATATAggcatggcatacatacaaATATGAATCTTGATTTTGAGCATGATTTGAGATTtatacatatttatgtattctattttttgggaaagtatttatatact encodes:
- the LOC103433084 gene encoding hsp70-Hsp90 organizing protein 3 yields the protein MADEAKAKGNAAFSSGDFNAAVTHFTEAIDLAPSNHVLYSNRSAAYASLNKYSEALADAKKTVEIKPDWSKGYSRLGAAHCGLGQYDDAVSAYKKGLEIDPNNEALKSGLADAQAGATRSRAGPPPMNPFGDAFSGPEMWAKLTADPSTRAFLQQPDFVKMMQEIQKNPSNLNLYLKDQRVMQALGVLLNVKLRGGTGAEDEEVPESPPERKQPEPWKEEKKPEHQPEPEPEPMEVSEEESEAKKRKAEAIKEKEAGNAAYKQKDFDTAIQHYTKAIELNDEDISFILNRAATYLEMGQYEECIKDCEKAVERGRELRSDFKMVAKALTRKGTALVKMAKCSKDFEPAIESFQKALTEHRNPDTLRKLNEAEKAKKDLEQQEYYDPKLADEEREKGNEYFKQQKYPEAIKQYTEALRRNPKDPKAYSNRAACYTKLGAMPEGLKDAEKCIELDPTFTKGYTRKGAVQFFMKEYEKALETYQEGLKHDPSNQELLDGVRRCVEQINKASRGDLTPEELKERQAKGMQDPEIQNILQDPVMRQVLTDFQENPKAAQEHTKNPMVMSKIQKLVSAGIVQLR